From a region of the Phragmites australis chromosome 21, lpPhrAust1.1, whole genome shotgun sequence genome:
- the LOC133903374 gene encoding uncharacterized protein LOC133903374 isoform X1: MRPLHAAAWPCALHHLLLLLLACALQSPAATSSDAAVGRAEWHVLTRANFSSQIRLHPHVLLVVTMPWYGESRSLMAEIERMVAADEQELGLLKLMVVYRNSEKLLTDAIGATEGIKFLYYQHSVPFKYQGKLRVRDILSSVRYIMSLKEEEAPFEVLHTKEDVENFIESTDKSVLLYESCGWFTRLAHDGNNQSNKATSSKNQTENVETVDISGKTLTRESDGPLELVIEDEELTFGGGGQLTGSPWQGGFTLANESVSDQIKNTNDGNRKLCTVERFHQFENFYAKLTAIAREYFHPPEKVRFGLITERSLLPSLAVVNEVNQETWFVTIHYLGCTTCSVIAKEGDDLRSLVQSHHSLGIKEVDVDESEAIFPANRPSVILFIDRLSHSSKLRDESKLSLKLLRQYVQNNYPFRVSTGALSSSTSKMHSKAAPLLMKTDAHSETARLNAWASKLMALGDKMSVMAVNDGESISYRSSSQVSGGDPLYDILTNLLHKTRPGHRSKKTRISLVTKDVGLKLLSDDSKIQAVESLSVQESQHERTDDSFATSDNFNDDIAEVSVDENKASKTEYIDDALAPSILEKTPATYSDEHANDLEYNVTEMEGQSKSEALDMSSDLEEEVSYDVYSSSEVGGILHKHKEEKTVTEALDILESDDINIHINQEESGSPNEQDAVSSVLGKKFRRIEDVIDEDNTFNLDEGSEESDRKCRPHATCSSSSSFVRDDTGQVISTISDDRFAGSFYFFDGGYRLLRTLTGGSRIPSLVIIDPIQQKHYVFPEESEFSYVSLQNYFDSFMNRNLPSYHNAASSAISSKELPRPPFVNHDFHEANSIPQLTTNSFCPLVFGFRGCDSKNEVPFSNTENITSGWNKDVLVLFSNSWCGFCQRAELVVRELHRSFTSFMSYSDSAVANAQDLRIKEKNEEYSMKGFLAIYMIDCTSNECHHLLKSAGMEELYPTLLLFPAENKSAIAYEGGMSVANIFEFLESHVRNSRHLFEYKGFLWKKRMATKHDAPHAIQFHIDDKSYSSVGYDLPSHADVVTGSILTATERLGTTVPFDDSRVLIVSADSQEGFIGLIINKRLSWGVFKNLDGSMEPIKHAPLFYGGPVVVQGYHLVSLSRVAWEGYMQVIPGVYYGNIIATSRVITQIKSGEQFVSDLWFFLGYSGWGYSQLFDELSEGSWQVSGKPIGHLDWPES; encoded by the exons ATGCGCCCCCTCCACGCCGCGGCATGGCCGTGCGcactccaccacctcctcctcctcctccttgcctGTGCGTTACaatcgccggcggcgacgagctCCGATGCCGCCGTCGGCCGCGCGGAATGGCATGTCCTGACCAGGGCCAACTTCTCCTCCCAGATCCGGCTCCACCCGCATGTCCTCCTCGTCGTCACGATGCCCT GGTATGGTGAGTCAAGATCACTGATGGCTGAAATAGAACGTATGGTTGCTGCTGACGAGCAGGAGCTTGGTCTCCTCAAGTTGATGGTTGTGTACAGAAATTCTGAGAAGTTGCTGACGGATGCTATTGGTGCCACTGAAGGAATAAAGTTCCTATACTACCAACATTCCGTGCCATTCAAATATCAAGGGAAGCTTCGTGTACGGGATATACTGTCTTCAGTACGCTACATCATGTCActtaaggaggaggaggccccgTTTGAGGTTTTGCATACAAAAGAAGATGTAGAGAATTTCATCGAATCAACCGATAAATCTGTACTCCTTTATGAATCCTGTGGATGGTTCACCAGGTTGGCACatgatgggaacaaccaaaGCAACAAGGCTACTTCATCAAAAAACCAAACAGAGAATG TTGAAACAGTTGACATTTCTGGGAAGACACTAACCAGAGAATCAGATGGTCCACTAGAGCTT GTTATAGAGGATGAAGAGCTAACCTTTGGAGGTGGGGGTCAGCTTACTGGTTCTCCTTGGCAAGGTGGATTTACCTTAGCAAATGAAAGTGTCTCTGATCAAATTAAAAACACAAACGATGGAAATAGAAAGCTGTGTACAGTGGAAAGGTTCCATCAGTTTGAAAACTTCTATGCAAAGCTTACTGCTATAGCAAGAGAATATTTTCACCCTCCAGAAAAAGTTCGATTTGGTCTTATAACCGAAAGATCATTGTTGCCATCATTGGCTGTTGTCAATGAAGTTAACCAGGAGACATGGTTCGTCACTATTCATTATCTGGGATGCACAACTTGTTCAGTTATTGCGAAAGAAGGGGATGACCTAAGAAGCCTAGTGCAATCCCATCATAGTCTCGGCATTAAGGAG GTTGATGTTGATGAAAGTGAGGCTATCTTTCCTGCAAATAGGCCCTCAGTAATTCTATTTATTGATAGATTATCCCACTCTTCAAAACTCAGAGATGAAAGCAAATTATCGCTCAAGTTACTAAGACAGTATGTGCAAAATAATTATCCATTTCGTGTCAGTACTGGAGCTCTAAGTAGTAGTACCTCCAAAATGCACTCAAAAGCTGCCCCTTTGTTGATGAAAACAGACGCCCATTCTGAAACAGCAAGGCTGAATGCTTGGGCctctaagcttatggcacttgGGGACAAAATGTCAGTTATGGCGGTTAATGATGGAGAAAGTATTTCATACAGAAGTTCTAGCCAAGTTAGTGGTGGTGATCCTTTGTACGATATTCTAACAAATTTGCTACATAAAACAAGACCAGGGCATAGGTCAAAGAAAACAAGGATAAGTTTAGTTACAAAAGATGTTGGCCTAAAGCTGCTGTCAGATGATTCCAAAATCCAAGCGGTTGAGTCTCTATCAGTTCAAGAGAGTCAACATGAAAGAACTGATGATTCGTTTGCCACTTCAGATAATTTTAATGATGATATTGCTGAAGTTTCTGTGGATGAAAACAAGGCAAGCAAAactgaatatattgatgatgcACTAGCACCAAGTATACTTGAGAAAACTCCCGCAACTTACTCTGACGAACATGCTAATGATCTTGAATATAATGTTACAGAAATGGAGGGTCAAAGCAAAAGTGAAGCCTTGGATATGAGCTCTGATCTTGAAGAAGAGGTCTCCTATGATGTGTATAGCAGTAGTGAAGTTGGAGGTATATTGCATAAACACAAAGAGGAGAAAACAGTTACAGAAGCTTTGGACATTTTGGAATCTGATGATATAAACATACACATTAACCAAGAGGAATCAGGATCACCAAATGAGCAAGATGCTGTATCTTCAGTCCTGGGTAAAAAATTCAGAAGAATTGAGGATGTCATTGATGAGGATAACACATTCAATCTAGATGAAGGATCAGAAGAAAGTGATAGAAAATGCCGCCCTCATGCAACATGTAGCTCTTCCAGCAGTTTTGTAAGAGATGACACGGGGCAGGTAATTTCAACTATATCTGATGACCGTTTTGCTGGTTCTTTCTACTTCTTTGATGGTGGTTATAGGCTCCTGAGAACTTTAACTGGTGGATCAAGAATTCCATCCCTGGTAATAATTGATCCAATTCAACAAAAGCATTATGTCTTTCCTGAGGAAAGTGAGTTTAGCTATGTTTCTTTACAAAATTATTTTGACAGTTTTATGAATCGAAATCTTCCTTCATATCACAATGCTGCCTCATCGGCTATAAGTTCAAAGGAGCTTCCAAGACCACCTTTTGTTAATCACGATTTCCATGAGGCAAATTCAATCCCTCAGTTGACAACAAATAGTTTTTGTCCATTGGTCTTTGGATTCAGAGGTTGTGATTCAAAAAATGAAGTGCCATTTTCAAACACTGAAAATATTACGTCTGGTTGGAACAAAGATGTATTGGTGCTTTTCAGCAACTCCTGGTGTGGGTTTTGCCAGCGGGCAGAGTTGGTCGTCCGTGAGTTACACCGATCATTTACAAGCTTTATGAGTTATTCAGATTCTGCAGTTGCAAATGCTCAAGATTTGCGCATCAAAG AGAAAAATGAAGAATATAGCATGAAGGGCTTTCTAGCGATTTACATGATAGACTGCACATCAAATGAATGCCACCATTTACTAAAATCTGCAGGCATG GAAGAGCTCTATCCTACATTACTGCTTTTTCCGGCGGAGAACAAAAGCGCAATAGCATATGAAGGGGGAATGTCAGTGGCTAATATATTCGAATTTTTGGAGTCTCATGTGAGGAATTCTCGCCATCTATTTGAATATAAAG GATTTCTGTGGAAGAAGAGAATGGCAACAAAACATGATGCACCGCATGCAATTCAATTTCACATTGATGATAAAAGCTACAGCAGTGTTGGTTATGATTTACCAAGTCATGCAGATGTCGTTACGGGTTCCATCCTCACTGCCACTGAGAGGCTAGGGACCACAGTTCCTTTTGATGACTCCAGAGTGCTCATTGTATCAGCTGATTCTCAAGAGGGCTTCATTGGCTTGATCATCAACAAGCGATTAAGCTGGGGTGTCTTCAAGAATCTGGATGGCTCGATGGAACCTATCAAGCACGCCCCTCTTTTCTACGGTGGGCCTGTTGTGGTGCAAGGCTACCACCTTGTGAGTTTGTCAAGAGTAGCCTGGGAGGGGTACATGCAAGTCATACCAGGTGTCTATTATGGGAATATAATTGCCACAAGCCGGGTAATCACACAAATCAAGTCGGGCGAGCAATTTGTCAGTGACTTGTGGTTTTTCCTAGGCTACTCCGGGTGGGGATACAGCCAACTTTTTGATGAACTATCTGAAGGATCATGGCAAGTCAGTGGGAAGCCGATTGGGCATTTGGACTGGCCGGAGAGTTGA
- the LOC133903374 gene encoding uncharacterized protein LOC133903374 isoform X2 produces the protein MRPLHAAAWPCALHHLLLLLLACALQSPAATSSDAAVGRAEWHVLTRANFSSQIRLHPHVLLVVTMPWYGESRSLMAEIERMVAADEQELGLLKLMVVYRNSEKLLTDAIGATEGIKFLYYQHSVPFKYQGKLRVRDILSSVRYIMSLKEEEAPFEVLHTKEDVENFIESTDKSVLLYESCGWFTRLAHDGNNQSNKATSSKNQTENVETVDISGKTLTRESDGPLELVIEDEELTFGGGGQLTGSPWQGGFTLANESVSDQIKNTNDGNRKLCTVERFHQFENFYAKLTAIAREYFHPPEKVRFGLITERSLLPSLAVVNEVNQETWFVTIHYLGCTTCSVIAKEGDDLRSLVQSHHSLGIKEVDVDESEAIFPANRPSVILFIDRLSHSSKLRDESKLSLKLLRQYVQNNYPFRVSTGALSSSTSKMHSKAAPLLMKTDAHSETARLNAWASKLMALGDKMSVMAVNDGESISYRSSSQVSGGDPLYDILTNLLHKTRPGHRSKKTRISLVTKDVGLKLLSDDSKIQAVESLSVQESQHERTDDSFATSDNFNDDIAEVSVDENKASKTEYIDDALAPSILEKTPATYSDEHANDLEYNVTEMEGQSKSEALDMSSDLEEEVSYDVYSSSEVGGILHKHKEEKTVTEALDILESDDINIHINQEESGSPNEQDAVSSVLGKKFRRIEDVIDEDNTFNLDEGSEESDRKCRPHATCSSSSSFVRDDTGQVISTISDDRFAGSFYFFDGGYRLLRTLTGGSRIPSLVIIDPIQQKHYVFPEESEFSYVSLQNYFDSFMNRNLPSYHNAASSAISSKELPRPPFVNHDFHEANSIPQLTTNSFCPLVFGFRGCDSKNEVPFSNTENITSGWNKDVLVLFSNSWCGFCQRAELVVRELHRSFTSFMSYSDSAVANAQDLRIKEKNEEYSMKGFLAIYMIDCTSNECHHLLKSAGMEELYPTLLLFPAENKSAIAYEGGMSVANIFEFLESHDFCGRREWQQNMMHRMQFNFTLMIKATAVLVMIYQVMQMSLRVPSSLPLRG, from the exons ATGCGCCCCCTCCACGCCGCGGCATGGCCGTGCGcactccaccacctcctcctcctcctccttgcctGTGCGTTACaatcgccggcggcgacgagctCCGATGCCGCCGTCGGCCGCGCGGAATGGCATGTCCTGACCAGGGCCAACTTCTCCTCCCAGATCCGGCTCCACCCGCATGTCCTCCTCGTCGTCACGATGCCCT GGTATGGTGAGTCAAGATCACTGATGGCTGAAATAGAACGTATGGTTGCTGCTGACGAGCAGGAGCTTGGTCTCCTCAAGTTGATGGTTGTGTACAGAAATTCTGAGAAGTTGCTGACGGATGCTATTGGTGCCACTGAAGGAATAAAGTTCCTATACTACCAACATTCCGTGCCATTCAAATATCAAGGGAAGCTTCGTGTACGGGATATACTGTCTTCAGTACGCTACATCATGTCActtaaggaggaggaggccccgTTTGAGGTTTTGCATACAAAAGAAGATGTAGAGAATTTCATCGAATCAACCGATAAATCTGTACTCCTTTATGAATCCTGTGGATGGTTCACCAGGTTGGCACatgatgggaacaaccaaaGCAACAAGGCTACTTCATCAAAAAACCAAACAGAGAATG TTGAAACAGTTGACATTTCTGGGAAGACACTAACCAGAGAATCAGATGGTCCACTAGAGCTT GTTATAGAGGATGAAGAGCTAACCTTTGGAGGTGGGGGTCAGCTTACTGGTTCTCCTTGGCAAGGTGGATTTACCTTAGCAAATGAAAGTGTCTCTGATCAAATTAAAAACACAAACGATGGAAATAGAAAGCTGTGTACAGTGGAAAGGTTCCATCAGTTTGAAAACTTCTATGCAAAGCTTACTGCTATAGCAAGAGAATATTTTCACCCTCCAGAAAAAGTTCGATTTGGTCTTATAACCGAAAGATCATTGTTGCCATCATTGGCTGTTGTCAATGAAGTTAACCAGGAGACATGGTTCGTCACTATTCATTATCTGGGATGCACAACTTGTTCAGTTATTGCGAAAGAAGGGGATGACCTAAGAAGCCTAGTGCAATCCCATCATAGTCTCGGCATTAAGGAG GTTGATGTTGATGAAAGTGAGGCTATCTTTCCTGCAAATAGGCCCTCAGTAATTCTATTTATTGATAGATTATCCCACTCTTCAAAACTCAGAGATGAAAGCAAATTATCGCTCAAGTTACTAAGACAGTATGTGCAAAATAATTATCCATTTCGTGTCAGTACTGGAGCTCTAAGTAGTAGTACCTCCAAAATGCACTCAAAAGCTGCCCCTTTGTTGATGAAAACAGACGCCCATTCTGAAACAGCAAGGCTGAATGCTTGGGCctctaagcttatggcacttgGGGACAAAATGTCAGTTATGGCGGTTAATGATGGAGAAAGTATTTCATACAGAAGTTCTAGCCAAGTTAGTGGTGGTGATCCTTTGTACGATATTCTAACAAATTTGCTACATAAAACAAGACCAGGGCATAGGTCAAAGAAAACAAGGATAAGTTTAGTTACAAAAGATGTTGGCCTAAAGCTGCTGTCAGATGATTCCAAAATCCAAGCGGTTGAGTCTCTATCAGTTCAAGAGAGTCAACATGAAAGAACTGATGATTCGTTTGCCACTTCAGATAATTTTAATGATGATATTGCTGAAGTTTCTGTGGATGAAAACAAGGCAAGCAAAactgaatatattgatgatgcACTAGCACCAAGTATACTTGAGAAAACTCCCGCAACTTACTCTGACGAACATGCTAATGATCTTGAATATAATGTTACAGAAATGGAGGGTCAAAGCAAAAGTGAAGCCTTGGATATGAGCTCTGATCTTGAAGAAGAGGTCTCCTATGATGTGTATAGCAGTAGTGAAGTTGGAGGTATATTGCATAAACACAAAGAGGAGAAAACAGTTACAGAAGCTTTGGACATTTTGGAATCTGATGATATAAACATACACATTAACCAAGAGGAATCAGGATCACCAAATGAGCAAGATGCTGTATCTTCAGTCCTGGGTAAAAAATTCAGAAGAATTGAGGATGTCATTGATGAGGATAACACATTCAATCTAGATGAAGGATCAGAAGAAAGTGATAGAAAATGCCGCCCTCATGCAACATGTAGCTCTTCCAGCAGTTTTGTAAGAGATGACACGGGGCAGGTAATTTCAACTATATCTGATGACCGTTTTGCTGGTTCTTTCTACTTCTTTGATGGTGGTTATAGGCTCCTGAGAACTTTAACTGGTGGATCAAGAATTCCATCCCTGGTAATAATTGATCCAATTCAACAAAAGCATTATGTCTTTCCTGAGGAAAGTGAGTTTAGCTATGTTTCTTTACAAAATTATTTTGACAGTTTTATGAATCGAAATCTTCCTTCATATCACAATGCTGCCTCATCGGCTATAAGTTCAAAGGAGCTTCCAAGACCACCTTTTGTTAATCACGATTTCCATGAGGCAAATTCAATCCCTCAGTTGACAACAAATAGTTTTTGTCCATTGGTCTTTGGATTCAGAGGTTGTGATTCAAAAAATGAAGTGCCATTTTCAAACACTGAAAATATTACGTCTGGTTGGAACAAAGATGTATTGGTGCTTTTCAGCAACTCCTGGTGTGGGTTTTGCCAGCGGGCAGAGTTGGTCGTCCGTGAGTTACACCGATCATTTACAAGCTTTATGAGTTATTCAGATTCTGCAGTTGCAAATGCTCAAGATTTGCGCATCAAAG AGAAAAATGAAGAATATAGCATGAAGGGCTTTCTAGCGATTTACATGATAGACTGCACATCAAATGAATGCCACCATTTACTAAAATCTGCAGGCATG GAAGAGCTCTATCCTACATTACTGCTTTTTCCGGCGGAGAACAAAAGCGCAATAGCATATGAAGGGGGAATGTCAGTGGCTAATATATTCGAATTTTTGGAGTCTCAT GATTTCTGTGGAAGAAGAGAATGGCAACAAAACATGATGCACCGCATGCAATTCAATTTCACATTGATGATAAAAGCTACAGCAGTGTTGGTTATGATTTACCAAGTCATGCAGATGTCGTTACGGGTTCCATCCTCACTGCCACTGAGAGGCTAG
- the LOC133903374 gene encoding uncharacterized protein LOC133903374 isoform X3 encodes MDRFVCNTQWVQRSSLRCTYGIQIINSPQLALQNDMLSGLSVETVDISGKTLTRESDGPLELVIEDEELTFGGGGQLTGSPWQGGFTLANESVSDQIKNTNDGNRKLCTVERFHQFENFYAKLTAIAREYFHPPEKVRFGLITERSLLPSLAVVNEVNQETWFVTIHYLGCTTCSVIAKEGDDLRSLVQSHHSLGIKEVDVDESEAIFPANRPSVILFIDRLSHSSKLRDESKLSLKLLRQYVQNNYPFRVSTGALSSSTSKMHSKAAPLLMKTDAHSETARLNAWASKLMALGDKMSVMAVNDGESISYRSSSQVSGGDPLYDILTNLLHKTRPGHRSKKTRISLVTKDVGLKLLSDDSKIQAVESLSVQESQHERTDDSFATSDNFNDDIAEVSVDENKASKTEYIDDALAPSILEKTPATYSDEHANDLEYNVTEMEGQSKSEALDMSSDLEEEVSYDVYSSSEVGGILHKHKEEKTVTEALDILESDDINIHINQEESGSPNEQDAVSSVLGKKFRRIEDVIDEDNTFNLDEGSEESDRKCRPHATCSSSSSFVRDDTGQVISTISDDRFAGSFYFFDGGYRLLRTLTGGSRIPSLVIIDPIQQKHYVFPEESEFSYVSLQNYFDSFMNRNLPSYHNAASSAISSKELPRPPFVNHDFHEANSIPQLTTNSFCPLVFGFRGCDSKNEVPFSNTENITSGWNKDVLVLFSNSWCGFCQRAELVVRELHRSFTSFMSYSDSAVANAQDLRIKEKNEEYSMKGFLAIYMIDCTSNECHHLLKSAGMEELYPTLLLFPAENKSAIAYEGGMSVANIFEFLESHVRNSRHLFEYKGFLWKKRMATKHDAPHAIQFHIDDKSYSSVGYDLPSHADVVTGSILTATERLGTTVPFDDSRVLIVSADSQEGFIGLIINKRLSWGVFKNLDGSMEPIKHAPLFYGGPVVVQGYHLVSLSRVAWEGYMQVIPGVYYGNIIATSRVITQIKSGEQFVSDLWFFLGYSGWGYSQLFDELSEGSWQVSGKPIGHLDWPES; translated from the exons ATGGATCGATTTGTATGTAACACACAATGGGTGCAAAGAAGTTCTTTAAGGTGCACATATGGTATACAAATTATTAACTCTCCGCAATTGGCACTCCAGAATGATATGCTTTCTGGACTTTCTG TTGAAACAGTTGACATTTCTGGGAAGACACTAACCAGAGAATCAGATGGTCCACTAGAGCTT GTTATAGAGGATGAAGAGCTAACCTTTGGAGGTGGGGGTCAGCTTACTGGTTCTCCTTGGCAAGGTGGATTTACCTTAGCAAATGAAAGTGTCTCTGATCAAATTAAAAACACAAACGATGGAAATAGAAAGCTGTGTACAGTGGAAAGGTTCCATCAGTTTGAAAACTTCTATGCAAAGCTTACTGCTATAGCAAGAGAATATTTTCACCCTCCAGAAAAAGTTCGATTTGGTCTTATAACCGAAAGATCATTGTTGCCATCATTGGCTGTTGTCAATGAAGTTAACCAGGAGACATGGTTCGTCACTATTCATTATCTGGGATGCACAACTTGTTCAGTTATTGCGAAAGAAGGGGATGACCTAAGAAGCCTAGTGCAATCCCATCATAGTCTCGGCATTAAGGAG GTTGATGTTGATGAAAGTGAGGCTATCTTTCCTGCAAATAGGCCCTCAGTAATTCTATTTATTGATAGATTATCCCACTCTTCAAAACTCAGAGATGAAAGCAAATTATCGCTCAAGTTACTAAGACAGTATGTGCAAAATAATTATCCATTTCGTGTCAGTACTGGAGCTCTAAGTAGTAGTACCTCCAAAATGCACTCAAAAGCTGCCCCTTTGTTGATGAAAACAGACGCCCATTCTGAAACAGCAAGGCTGAATGCTTGGGCctctaagcttatggcacttgGGGACAAAATGTCAGTTATGGCGGTTAATGATGGAGAAAGTATTTCATACAGAAGTTCTAGCCAAGTTAGTGGTGGTGATCCTTTGTACGATATTCTAACAAATTTGCTACATAAAACAAGACCAGGGCATAGGTCAAAGAAAACAAGGATAAGTTTAGTTACAAAAGATGTTGGCCTAAAGCTGCTGTCAGATGATTCCAAAATCCAAGCGGTTGAGTCTCTATCAGTTCAAGAGAGTCAACATGAAAGAACTGATGATTCGTTTGCCACTTCAGATAATTTTAATGATGATATTGCTGAAGTTTCTGTGGATGAAAACAAGGCAAGCAAAactgaatatattgatgatgcACTAGCACCAAGTATACTTGAGAAAACTCCCGCAACTTACTCTGACGAACATGCTAATGATCTTGAATATAATGTTACAGAAATGGAGGGTCAAAGCAAAAGTGAAGCCTTGGATATGAGCTCTGATCTTGAAGAAGAGGTCTCCTATGATGTGTATAGCAGTAGTGAAGTTGGAGGTATATTGCATAAACACAAAGAGGAGAAAACAGTTACAGAAGCTTTGGACATTTTGGAATCTGATGATATAAACATACACATTAACCAAGAGGAATCAGGATCACCAAATGAGCAAGATGCTGTATCTTCAGTCCTGGGTAAAAAATTCAGAAGAATTGAGGATGTCATTGATGAGGATAACACATTCAATCTAGATGAAGGATCAGAAGAAAGTGATAGAAAATGCCGCCCTCATGCAACATGTAGCTCTTCCAGCAGTTTTGTAAGAGATGACACGGGGCAGGTAATTTCAACTATATCTGATGACCGTTTTGCTGGTTCTTTCTACTTCTTTGATGGTGGTTATAGGCTCCTGAGAACTTTAACTGGTGGATCAAGAATTCCATCCCTGGTAATAATTGATCCAATTCAACAAAAGCATTATGTCTTTCCTGAGGAAAGTGAGTTTAGCTATGTTTCTTTACAAAATTATTTTGACAGTTTTATGAATCGAAATCTTCCTTCATATCACAATGCTGCCTCATCGGCTATAAGTTCAAAGGAGCTTCCAAGACCACCTTTTGTTAATCACGATTTCCATGAGGCAAATTCAATCCCTCAGTTGACAACAAATAGTTTTTGTCCATTGGTCTTTGGATTCAGAGGTTGTGATTCAAAAAATGAAGTGCCATTTTCAAACACTGAAAATATTACGTCTGGTTGGAACAAAGATGTATTGGTGCTTTTCAGCAACTCCTGGTGTGGGTTTTGCCAGCGGGCAGAGTTGGTCGTCCGTGAGTTACACCGATCATTTACAAGCTTTATGAGTTATTCAGATTCTGCAGTTGCAAATGCTCAAGATTTGCGCATCAAAG AGAAAAATGAAGAATATAGCATGAAGGGCTTTCTAGCGATTTACATGATAGACTGCACATCAAATGAATGCCACCATTTACTAAAATCTGCAGGCATG GAAGAGCTCTATCCTACATTACTGCTTTTTCCGGCGGAGAACAAAAGCGCAATAGCATATGAAGGGGGAATGTCAGTGGCTAATATATTCGAATTTTTGGAGTCTCATGTGAGGAATTCTCGCCATCTATTTGAATATAAAG GATTTCTGTGGAAGAAGAGAATGGCAACAAAACATGATGCACCGCATGCAATTCAATTTCACATTGATGATAAAAGCTACAGCAGTGTTGGTTATGATTTACCAAGTCATGCAGATGTCGTTACGGGTTCCATCCTCACTGCCACTGAGAGGCTAGGGACCACAGTTCCTTTTGATGACTCCAGAGTGCTCATTGTATCAGCTGATTCTCAAGAGGGCTTCATTGGCTTGATCATCAACAAGCGATTAAGCTGGGGTGTCTTCAAGAATCTGGATGGCTCGATGGAACCTATCAAGCACGCCCCTCTTTTCTACGGTGGGCCTGTTGTGGTGCAAGGCTACCACCTTGTGAGTTTGTCAAGAGTAGCCTGGGAGGGGTACATGCAAGTCATACCAGGTGTCTATTATGGGAATATAATTGCCACAAGCCGGGTAATCACACAAATCAAGTCGGGCGAGCAATTTGTCAGTGACTTGTGGTTTTTCCTAGGCTACTCCGGGTGGGGATACAGCCAACTTTTTGATGAACTATCTGAAGGATCATGGCAAGTCAGTGGGAAGCCGATTGGGCATTTGGACTGGCCGGAGAGTTGA